Within the Catalinimonas niigatensis genome, the region CTTCGGAATTCTGTACATCCTCTTGCTGCATTTCTGCATCAGAATCTTGTGCTATATTTTCCTGATCGTTTTTTTTATATTCTTTATTATCAGCCATAATGCTAATTGTTTTTTTCTTTATCAATTTCAACGGGCAGCAGTAGACAATTAGTATCCATTTGTACCACCCCTCTTTATATTTAACTTTTGTAAATAGATAAAGTTATAGCAAATCTTAATATCTTCGTTCCGACTTGCATAGTCTATATATTTACGTAAAAATTGCACATTGATATCGAATTAGCAAAGTTATGTTACAAAGAGTACAATCAATTTTTCTTCTGGGTGTAGGGATATGTATGGGTTTGATGCTGATATTTGACATATGGCAGGAAACCAATCTGGAAGAGGGAGAGCAGGCAGTATTAAATGCTTATTATCTTACCGTTGCTGAAGCTTCCGAAGGAGGAGAAACCCAGATTACGACACAAGAAGGTTCATGGATCATTGCCATACTTGCCATACTTGCTACCATGACCGCCTTCTATGAAATTTTTAGGTATGATAACCGACTTACACAAATTAAAATGGGCGCTCTAAATAGCCTCTTTATGGGTGGTGCGTTGGGTTGCTCCGTCTGGTATAGCTTTGAAGGTGAAAAGATTGTAGACGAAGCCACACGTGGTAGCTATGATATAGGATTCATACTTCCTTGTATTGCGCTTTTACTCAATGTCATGGCCAACCGTTTTATACGTCGAGATGAGAAACTGGTACGTTCGGTAGATCGGCTCAGATAAGTTTTTTTATAGTCAGGTCATACACGCTCGTTGAAGAAGAGATTTTTCCACAGCATCTAACTCTCTAGCCACATCCTAAAAGATTTGGCTTTGCCTTTACTCACAATGATTTCCCCTGGTGGCACAGGCCTTATTTGCAATTTGTATCTGCTGCTAAAGTAGTTATGGATCTGCTCTATAGCTTCCAGATGAAGAATATATTGGCGGTTGATGCGAAAAAATTTAGCAGGAGAAAGCATTTGTTCTAATTGCTCCAGTGTATAGTCTAAGACGTATTTTCTACCTTCGTAGGTATACAAAAATACCAGCTCATTTTCAGTATAAAAGTAAGCAATCTCATCCTCATTCAGCGGTAGCAACTGTTCTCCTTTTTTGACCAGAAAGCGCTTTTTATGCTGCCTTCCGGTATGTTGCAGATTGTCTAATAGCTGTTCTAATTTGTATATGTGGTCTGTTTCCGAAAATTCCTGCTTCCACTGGGTGTATTTTTGAATAGCCTGACTAAGTTCGCTAAGCTTGACGGGTTTTAGCAGATAGTCTATGCTTTTGACTTTAAAAGCTTTGATGGCATATTCATCATAGGAGGTAGTAAACACAATAGGTGCTTTGACTAGGGTATTCTCATAAATTTCAAAGCTCAACCCATCCGAAAGCTGGATATCTGACAGGATAAGGTCGGGAGCAGGATTTTGGTCAAACCATTTGATCGCTGACTCTACACTGTCCAGCACCTCTACCACTTCAGTAGATTCCGGTAACTCCTGCAGTAATCTTTGAAGTCTTTCGGCTGCCGGATACTCATCTTCTATAATCAGGATATTCATAAGCTGCATATCAGGAAGCTATTAAAGGCAGGCGGACAGAAAACAAATCGGCAGTGCTGCTGATTTCCACCTGCTTGGCAGTCAGAAGCGCATAGCGATTGACAATATTTTCCAGGCCGGTCTTGGTAGATTTTTCCAGTATATTCTTCTTCTGAATATTGTTTTCCACCACAACATAGCCGTGCCGGTCTACCGCAATGCTGAGCGTAAGGGGTTTGTCTTTGGAAATGATGTTATGCTTGAGGGCATTTTCTACCAATATCTGCAAACTCAAGGGGGCTACACGCTGTTCCATACTTTCTTCCGGTATATCATTTTGCACCAGCAAATTGTCACGGTAACGTGTTTTATTGAGGTAAATATAAGCATGCACAAACTCCAGTTCTTCTCTCAGGCTCACGGTTTCCTTTTGTTTGCTGAGTAATACATAGCGATACACATCCGAAAGCTGCTCCAGATAATGCTGCGCATCTTTATTCTGAGGATCAATCAGAGCCGACAGCGTATTAAGGCTATTGAAGAGGAAATGCGGGTCAACCTGGCTTTTTAGTACTTCGAATTGTGAACGTATATTTTCTTTAGCCAGAGATTCTGAACGCTGAAAGTTCTTTTTCCATTCTTCAAAAAAATAAGCTCCTTCATAAATAGAAAGGATAATAATGGTAGGAATTAAATTAGAGAGAGCCATCAGATGCCACTCTCCGGGATGACATACAGGTATATCAAACTGGGCAAAGACATAGGCTATCAACAAGGTAACGGCAAAAGTATATCCAATACCAATAGGGATCTGGATCATCAGACGGCGGGCAGTCTGCTCATTGTATGGATATAGCTTGCGCATTTTCATTACAATCGTTCGGTTTCCTTCCCACAAAGTGAAAGTGAATGAAAAGGCAACAAGGAGTTCTCGCAAAACTACCTGCCAGCTGGTAAGTAGAGGGTAATCATACAATAACATGAAAAATATGCTCAAGAGGGGAATACCTATTAGCCTGAGCGTTCTTTCTTTCATCATCTTGGTGGAGTATAAGAAGACAGACAACTATTTCGCCTGTCTCCTGTTAAATTTAGCTCTTTTTGATCATTTCTTTCAACAGTTCGTCTCTTATAAGCTCATTATTTTCAAAACAACAGCCTATACTGTGGTACCGGAAAGAAACCAATCTGATATTGGGTCTGCACCTTATTGGTTCGGGGATTGTAGGTTCTGGCAAACTCATTTTCGTTATTGGTAATATTTTGTAAATCCACTCCAAACTCATGGGTTGCTTTAGGTGTGTTGATGCGATAAGATATCTTCAGGTCGGCACGCAGGTAATCGTTGAGCTGTGCAGAAAAGGCCTGGTCTTCTAATAAAACTTCATATCCAAGCGCAGCTGACTGCTCAAAATCTATCGGAGTAATCTTGTTTCCGCCAGAAGTGGTCATCCTGATATCTATATTCAACGTGTTTTCTTTTCTGCCCATTTTAAATTCTTTGCCACCCAGCAGGTTGGCAATATATCCGCCATCAAACGCAGTACTGCGCCACAAGCCATCACTACCCTGGTATTCAGATTTGTAGAGGGAGGTGGTAAGTAAAAAGTAGTATCCCTGGCTATAAAATTTCTCTAATGTCAATTCCACTCCATAATTGCGGCCTATTCCGGCATTGACCAGAAAGTCTTCATCTACCGGTGCAAAGTCAGATCCGGCATTGAGCATGGAAAATGAACTGGGACTGCTCTCCACCGCTGCATTATTGATATCCTGGTAATATGTTTCCACTTTGAGGCGCAGATCGGGTCTTAGATTGTTGTTGTATGACAGTACAAAATGATCGCTATGGGTGAACTCCATATCCCGATTGGACTCTAGTACTGTTCCATCTGCCAAGGTGGTCTGTATGAAATAAGATTCCAAAGGCTGCATCTGGCTATGTCTGCCATAGCCTACGCCAATGGTCTGGCGCTTGTCCAACGCATACTGCAAACCTGCCCGCGGCCCTACCGACTGGCTGCCACTGATTTCAAAATCCTGATAATTAATTCCCATATTTAGCGTAAGCCGATCCGAGAAGCGGTGTTGCCATTGAGCATAGACCTGGGTAAGCAGGCTTTGCCCTTCTGAATTACGCAACGTTCGTTCATCTCCAGGTACCAAACGTAAGTTGAGCAAGTCAAAATCGTATAGATCCAGGATGGTACCTGCGGATACAGTATTGCGGGCATTAAACTTTTTGTTAAACATTAGATGTGCTGAATATTTGTTGTTGATGAAATCAGCACTTTCGCTAGGGATAGGAGTACGATCTGCAATACTGAGGGAATCGCTACGAAAGTGATCTTCCTGCCGGGAAGCTGCCAGTGAGAGCTTATAATAAGTAGATGAATTGAAATAATACAGATGAGAAAGACCTACAATTCCGGTACGGTAGTTCACACGGTTG harbors:
- a CDS encoding DUF4293 domain-containing protein, whose protein sequence is MLQRVQSIFLLGVGICMGLMLIFDIWQETNLEEGEQAVLNAYYLTVAEASEGGETQITTQEGSWIIAILAILATMTAFYEIFRYDNRLTQIKMGALNSLFMGGALGCSVWYSFEGEKIVDEATRGSYDIGFILPCIALLLNVMANRFIRRDEKLVRSVDRLR
- a CDS encoding LytR/AlgR family response regulator transcription factor; this translates as MQLMNILIIEDEYPAAERLQRLLQELPESTEVVEVLDSVESAIKWFDQNPAPDLILSDIQLSDGLSFEIYENTLVKAPIVFTTSYDEYAIKAFKVKSIDYLLKPVKLSELSQAIQKYTQWKQEFSETDHIYKLEQLLDNLQHTGRQHKKRFLVKKGEQLLPLNEDEIAYFYTENELVFLYTYEGRKYVLDYTLEQLEQMLSPAKFFRINRQYILHLEAIEQIHNYFSSRYKLQIRPVPPGEIIVSKGKAKSFRMWLES
- a CDS encoding sensor histidine kinase, producing the protein MMKERTLRLIGIPLLSIFFMLLYDYPLLTSWQVVLRELLVAFSFTFTLWEGNRTIVMKMRKLYPYNEQTARRLMIQIPIGIGYTFAVTLLIAYVFAQFDIPVCHPGEWHLMALSNLIPTIIILSIYEGAYFFEEWKKNFQRSESLAKENIRSQFEVLKSQVDPHFLFNSLNTLSALIDPQNKDAQHYLEQLSDVYRYVLLSKQKETVSLREELEFVHAYIYLNKTRYRDNLLVQNDIPEESMEQRVAPLSLQILVENALKHNIISKDKPLTLSIAVDRHGYVVVENNIQKKNILEKSTKTGLENIVNRYALLTAKQVEISSTADLFSVRLPLIAS
- a CDS encoding TonB-dependent receptor produces the protein MKKIIFTSMISFIAVSVWAQEITQTVRGRIVDTQSDFPLMGVNVVIAGSSPLIGTSTDEQGYYRLSNVPIGRQTLKISFMGYEEQTVPNIIVTSGKEAILNFKLEEKILLGQEIVITAAPEKTSTNNELTSVSARSFNLEETGRYAGSRNDPARMAANFAGVAANNDDRNDIVIRGNSPSGLLWRLEGINIPNPSHYGSLSATGGPVSMLNYNMLDKSDFLTAAFPAEYGNALAGVFDLQLRSGNNEKREYLGQIGFNGFELGAEGPFTKNSKASYVANYRYSTLGAFQAVGIDFGTGAATPEYQDLTFKVDVPTAKAGRFTLFGIGGFSSIDLLGSEEDLESTDNLYGDENFDNRVNYRTGIVGLSHLYYFNSSTYYKLSLAASRQEDHFRSDSLSIADRTPIPSESADFINNKYSAHLMFNKKFNARNTVSAGTILDLYDFDLLNLRLVPGDERTLRNSEGQSLLTQVYAQWQHRFSDRLTLNMGINYQDFEISGSQSVGPRAGLQYALDKRQTIGVGYGRHSQMQPLESYFIQTTLADGTVLESNRDMEFTHSDHFVLSYNNNLRPDLRLKVETYYQDINNAAVESSPSSFSMLNAGSDFAPVDEDFLVNAGIGRNYGVELTLEKFYSQGYYFLLTTSLYKSEYQGSDGLWRSTAFDGGYIANLLGGKEFKMGRKENTLNIDIRMTTSGGNKITPIDFEQSAALGYEVLLEDQAFSAQLNDYLRADLKISYRINTPKATHEFGVDLQNITNNENEFARTYNPRTNKVQTQYQIGFFPVPQYRLLF